In Pseudomonas abieticivorans, the genomic window CCAGCCGGCCAGGCCCGCCAGTAAAACGCTCAACAGCGCCAGCACCCACAGCACCAGCAACAACGCCACGCCCCGTTGATGCTTCATGGCGCCCCCGGTGCGCTGGACAAATCCAGGCGCAAGCTCACGCTTTGCGTCACCCAGGGCACCGCGCCGTCCACCTGCGCCTCGATGCGCACCGCCTGGGGCAAACGCGCCGGCCAAGGCCAGGCACTGACCCAACCGGTGCCTTGCCCGGTAGGCGTGTAGCCGCGATAGGCCAATTGCAGGTCGCGCACCTGATGCAACAACACCTGCGGCTCGCCCCCGGCGAAGCTGACTTGCAACTGCCGGCCATGCAGCATTACCTGATGCAATTGCAAGCCGCCGCCCAGGGAGCTGGACATCGGCGCGATAAAACTCAGCGCCTGGGCAGAGCCCAGGAACACCACCCGCTGGCCACTGCCCGGCCGGGGGAAATCCAACGGCAGTGCCTGGCCGATCGCGCGGCGCAAGAAATTCTGCGTGGCGCGCATTTCGTCCAGCCGCACGGTGTAGCGCTCAGCCTTGGCCACGGCGCGGCTGGCGCCGACGATGGCGCCGCCCACCAGCATCAACAGCACTGCCAACAGGCTCAGTACCACAAGGATTTCCAGCAGGGTAAAACCCTGCTGGCGCTTCATCGCGCCGCCCCCAGTACGCGCAAGGTGCTGAAATGCGCCAGCCGGTGCGCTTCGCTGACGGTCAAATCCAGGCGCAACAAACGGGCGCCTCCGGCCAGGCGGTGCAGCGGCCGTACATCCAACTGCCAGTGAATGCCAGCAGCCCATTGGCCTTCGCTGCGCCCGGGCGTCAACGGGCCATCGCCCTGCTCATCGAGTACCGAGCGCGCCGCCAGGCTCAGCCGGTCACTGCGCTCAACCTGCTGCAACGCGCGCGCCGCCTGCCCGAACGCCACCAGCAACACCGTGCTGCACAGCGCCAGGATCGCCAGCGCCGCCAGCATCTCCAGCAAGGTAAAGCCCTGTTGCGCCCTCACTTCAAGTCACGCAACTGCACGGTACCGGTCAACCAGGCCACGTCGACCCGCCAACGCTGGGCCCCCGTGGTCAAGAACAAGTGCCCGCCACTGGCGCCGCCATCGGGGTAAAACTCGAACGCCGGGCCCAACTCGGCCGCCGTGTGCAGTTGCACCCTCATGTCCGCCGGCCACTGTTGCACCGCCTTGCCTGGCGCCTGAAAGCGCCGCTGGGCCAGGTCGAAGCGGGTGCGCGCCGGTTGCCCGGTGACGATTGCCTGCACCCGCGCCGCCCGAAGCGCTTGCACCACTTGCACCACTGCCTTGCGCTCGCTGGCCGCGTGCAGCCCGTGTTGCAGGCCGAAGCCGACAATCCCGGCGGCAATGCCGATCAGCACGATCACCACCAGCATCTCCAGCAGGGTGAAGCCGCGTTGCGAACGCATGCAGCGCTTACTCCCAGTTGCCGATGTCGGCCTTGTAGCCTTCGCCACCGGCCTGGCCATCCTGGCCGTAGAAGATCAGGTCAAAGCTGCCGTGCTCGCCGGGGTAGCGGTAGCCGAAGGCATGGCCGAACGGGTCT contains:
- a CDS encoding prepilin-type N-terminal cleavage/methylation domain-containing protein gives rise to the protein MKRQQGFTLLEILVVLSLLAVLLMLVGGAIVGASRAVAKAERYTVRLDEMRATQNFLRRAIGQALPLDFPRPGSGQRVVFLGSAQALSFIAPMSSSLGGGLQLHQVMLHGRQLQVSFAGGEPQVLLHQVRDLQLAYRGYTPTGQGTGWVSAWPWPARLPQAVRIEAQVDGAVPWVTQSVSLRLDLSSAPGAP
- a CDS encoding prepilin-type N-terminal cleavage/methylation domain-containing protein; its protein translation is MRAQQGFTLLEMLAALAILALCSTVLLVAFGQAARALQQVERSDRLSLAARSVLDEQGDGPLTPGRSEGQWAAGIHWQLDVRPLHRLAGGARLLRLDLTVSEAHRLAHFSTLRVLGAAR
- a CDS encoding type II secretion system protein gives rise to the protein MRSQRGFTLLEMLVVIVLIGIAAGIVGFGLQHGLHAASERKAVVQVVQALRAARVQAIVTGQPARTRFDLAQRRFQAPGKAVQQWPADMRVQLHTAAELGPAFEFYPDGGASGGHLFLTTGAQRWRVDVAWLTGTVQLRDLK